The following are encoded together in the Poseidonibacter lekithochrous genome:
- a CDS encoding cysteine desulfurase encodes MIKLNSLQYKNDGDLEISNDLSLQTLSNNDVFERLEKEFLSKYSFENLSTFSFCKDGFLGLLLQLGKKGKIAISVGETQALFEAGKTYESLGFELIWIELEKNGQVNKEQIKEASADFVFISSYVMDTFVKTNLEEIKALSSAVIISNASADFCQDSDAVYFDSYKLTGFSTSSVLLFNKELFEEKSFGFIDSIAVNTVFKALENQSFENDLQEEFKSKLEEVFSENIYFFVDYKDTLSYTLHFALKDIKAREMIRTLGLDEIHITNGEGCSLGLSKPSRIIQAMGYDELTSRNALSLTFCEKLDSKTIEKIAKTFAKKYRQIKVLNEQ; translated from the coding sequence GTGATTAAGCTGAATTCTTTACAGTACAAAAACGATGGAGATTTAGAAATATCTAATGATTTATCACTGCAAACACTTAGTAATAATGATGTATTCGAAAGACTTGAAAAAGAGTTTTTATCAAAATACTCTTTTGAGAACTTAAGTACTTTTTCTTTTTGTAAAGATGGATTTTTAGGTCTATTATTACAACTTGGTAAAAAAGGAAAAATTGCAATTTCAGTTGGTGAAACACAAGCTTTATTTGAAGCAGGGAAGACTTATGAGTCTTTAGGTTTTGAATTAATATGGATTGAATTAGAAAAAAATGGTCAGGTAAATAAAGAGCAAATAAAAGAAGCTAGTGCTGATTTTGTTTTTATTTCATCTTATGTAATGGACACATTTGTAAAAACAAATCTTGAAGAGATCAAAGCATTAAGTTCAGCTGTAATTATCTCAAATGCAAGTGCTGATTTTTGTCAAGATAGTGATGCTGTTTATTTTGATTCTTATAAATTAACTGGTTTTTCTACATCTTCTGTATTACTTTTCAATAAAGAATTATTTGAAGAAAAAAGTTTTGGTTTTATTGATTCAATTGCTGTTAATACAGTATTTAAAGCTTTAGAGAACCAAAGCTTTGAGAATGACTTACAAGAAGAGTTTAAATCTAAATTAGAAGAAGTATTCTCTGAGAACATCTACTTCTTTGTAGATTACAAAGATACTCTATCTTACACATTACATTTTGCATTAAAAGATATTAAAGCAAGAGAGATGATAAGAACACTAGGTCTTGACGAAATTCATATTACAAATGGTGAAGGATGCTCACTTGGACTTTCTAAACCATCAAGAATTATTCAGGCTATGGGTTATGACGAGCTTACAAGTAGAAATGCTTTATCACTTACATTTTGTGAGAAACTAGATAGTAAAACAATAGAAAAAATAGCAAAAACTTTTGCTAAAAAATATAGACAAATAAAGGTTTTAAATGAGCAATAA
- a CDS encoding substrate-binding domain-containing protein, with the protein MIKKTLVTLGLSAVLAASLSAKDSLMMATTTSTDNTGLLDYLAPKFEKDTGTALKWVATGTGKALKMGGNCDVDILFVHAPASEKKFIATGFGGDRKQVMYNDFVIVGPKKDPASVNGMAPSTALNAIKEKQAKFFSRGDNSGTNKKELSLWKNAKVDAKSASSWYVQTGQGMLRTINMASEKNGYTMTDRGTWIKYMSQKGDKNMMKVVVEGDKSLFNQYSVVSINKEKCSNVKPQLAKQFTQWVTKSETQKTIADFRLLGQALFIPNADK; encoded by the coding sequence ATGATTAAAAAAACATTAGTAACATTAGGACTATCTGCGGTATTAGCAGCAAGTTTATCTGCAAAAGATTCTTTAATGATGGCGACAACAACAAGTACAGATAATACTGGATTATTAGATTACTTAGCACCAAAGTTTGAAAAAGATACTGGAACGGCTCTTAAATGGGTAGCAACTGGTACTGGAAAAGCTTTAAAAATGGGTGGTAATTGTGATGTTGATATCTTATTTGTTCATGCACCAGCATCTGAAAAGAAATTTATCGCTACTGGATTTGGTGGAGATAGAAAGCAAGTAATGTACAATGATTTTGTAATCGTAGGACCAAAAAAAGACCCAGCATCAGTAAATGGAATGGCTCCAAGTACTGCACTAAATGCAATCAAAGAAAAACAAGCTAAGTTTTTCTCAAGAGGGGATAACTCTGGTACTAATAAAAAAGAATTATCTTTATGGAAAAATGCAAAAGTTGATGCAAAATCTGCTTCTTCTTGGTATGTTCAAACTGGTCAAGGAATGTTAAGAACTATCAACATGGCATCTGAAAAAAATGGATATACAATGACTGATAGAGGTACTTGGATCAAGTATATGTCACAAAAAGGTGATAAAAACATGATGAAAGTAGTAGTTGAGGGTGATAAGTCATTATTTAATCAATACTCTGTTGTTTCTATTAATAAAGAAAAATGTTCAAACGTAAAACCACAATTAGCAAAACAATTTACTCAATGGGTAACTAAATCTGAAACTCAAAAAACAATTGCTGATTTTAGATTATTAGGGCAAGCATTATTCATCCCTAATGCAGATAAGTAA
- a CDS encoding molybdopterin molybdotransferase MoeA → MSNKLTYLDFEEASKRSLDLADATTLTEIVPLGLSLGRVVSQDIICVKNLPAFNNSAMDGFAFKASDAGKTLNINKIIYAGDKGEAVKASLWDNECYKIMTGAKVPSDADTIIPIENCLDVTDKTVKIPSDIKVGANLRLKGEEQKEGNVLFKKGEVINASHITLLASQGLTMIEVFKKISIAVVSTGNELKEPWEQSSDEEIYNCNSYALVSLLAENGFEATYSGVIPDNLEASTKFISNLKNYDVIITTGGISMGDADFVGQAFLDNGLETAFHGVNIKPGRPIMMGKMSNTVVMCLPGNPLTAMVNMYLFAVPVLHKIQGSAYFHHDVTFAMNHEQFKTKQGRVNVVLGNLINGGFKVTRNNKYGSGMITALFESNSILVTKEETSSIDAASEVYAIKFNSKLVETKTNIFN, encoded by the coding sequence ATGAGCAATAAATTAACATACTTAGATTTTGAAGAAGCATCAAAAAGAAGTCTAGATTTAGCAGATGCTACAACTTTAACAGAGATTGTTCCTTTAGGATTATCTCTTGGTAGAGTAGTGTCACAAGATATTATTTGTGTGAAAAATCTACCTGCTTTTAATAACTCTGCAATGGATGGATTTGCTTTTAAAGCTAGCGATGCTGGTAAAACACTAAACATAAATAAAATCATTTATGCAGGTGACAAAGGTGAGGCGGTAAAGGCATCTCTTTGGGATAATGAATGTTACAAAATTATGACAGGTGCAAAGGTGCCAAGTGATGCTGATACGATTATTCCTATTGAGAATTGTTTAGATGTTACAGATAAAACTGTAAAAATCCCAAGTGATATTAAAGTAGGTGCAAACCTAAGACTTAAAGGGGAAGAGCAAAAAGAAGGAAATGTATTGTTTAAAAAAGGTGAGGTTATCAATGCTTCACATATTACACTTCTTGCTTCTCAAGGTCTTACAATGATTGAGGTTTTCAAAAAAATCTCTATTGCCGTTGTATCAACTGGAAATGAACTAAAAGAACCATGGGAGCAATCAAGTGATGAAGAGATTTATAACTGTAACTCTTATGCTTTAGTTTCTCTTCTTGCTGAAAATGGTTTTGAGGCTACATATAGTGGGGTGATTCCTGATAATTTAGAAGCTTCTACGAAGTTTATCTCAAATCTTAAAAACTATGATGTGATTATTACTACTGGTGGAATTTCTATGGGAGATGCTGATTTTGTTGGACAAGCATTTCTTGATAATGGATTAGAAACTGCATTTCATGGAGTGAATATTAAACCTGGTCGTCCTATTATGATGGGAAAAATGTCAAATACAGTTGTGATGTGTTTACCAGGTAATCCATTAACAGCAATGGTAAATATGTATTTATTTGCAGTTCCTGTGTTACATAAGATTCAAGGGAGTGCATACTTTCATCACGATGTAACGTTTGCAATGAATCATGAGCAATTCAAAACAAAACAAGGACGAGTAAATGTGGTTCTTGGAAATTTAATTAATGGAGGGTTTAAAGTAACTAGAAACAATAAATATGGATCAGGAATGATTACAGCTTTATTTGAAAGTAATTCTATTCTTGTAACAAAAGAAGAAACATCAAGTATAGATGCTGCAAGTGAAGTTTATGCTATTAAATTTAATAGTAAGTTAGTAGAAACAAAAACAAATATATTCAATTAA